Within the Pseudopipra pipra isolate bDixPip1 chromosome 19, bDixPip1.hap1, whole genome shotgun sequence genome, the region AGTCTTCTGCAGAAGGCCAGGCTTTCTTGCCAAACAGAAGAGAGGTTTATCATGTTTCTGTGTTCTTAATAATGTAAATTCACAGGATTAAAatgctttctgcatttttttttttaaagggaaaccTGGGAGCAAGGTGGATGTCACAGAACTGATCACAGAAGTACAGGACAGAAAGAACCCCCAAGTTTGGGGTGGCTTTGCAAGTCTGAAGCCAGGGATACAAGTTACTTCAGTGACTTTCCCAGATCTCTGTTGAAAAACGTGGGTTTGCAGGATCAGGCTGCCCAGATCCAGAGCTGATAAGCCCATGCATGCGGAATACTTCAGGCTAAATTCTGCCtgaccttccccagcaccatGCCTCAGGCAAGCTCTCTGAAAGCAGCCATTTGAAGTCAGAGAAATCTGGGTCATTGACTTCAATAGAAACTCTGATTAAGGAGGGGATGCTCAGCTCCTGCACCTTTCACTCCTCCcttttgctgcagctctgcctggggatgGGCTGTTTTATTCTGTGCTCGTGGGTGCTCTCCTGTCTCCAGTAAAACCAATGCCAAATTCCAAAATCAAACAGTCTGAGCATGTAAGAACAGCTATTTCTAACTGTCTTCCTGCAGCATGCGAGCCAAAAgtgagaaaggaagaggaatggAGTGCACAGGAATAAATGGAAGGATCAAGTTGTTTTTCCCATTGGCACCAGCTGGGAGTTGTCCTTATTCAGGGGAAGGTCTGACTGCAAAACAGGCCAGCTACTCCCTTATCACTCATCTCAATCCAGTCCTGTCATCTGGCTGCTTACACCTACTGGGCCTAAATAATTTGCCAAGGCACCGAGGGCACGAGGTGCCTGGAATGGCCTTGAGAGGCTGGTTAATGCTTTACAAGGGTAAGGTTGCTTTAAAAAGCGTAGCAGAGAATTTGTTCCAAAACTGTAGTCATCACTGAGAGCCACACTTGCTGAGTTCAAACCAGGTCAGCTGCCCAGGCAAGTACATGTATTTGATCTACTGTCATGGTAAAGGCTGACTGTAAACTTTGGCAGGGAAAATTATTAATCTTTCAACTCGCAGCATATAAGCAATGACTGGTAATGCCTATTTTTCTGAGAACTGGAATGCCTTTTGGAACCACCCCAGATTACTTAAGAGAAGCTCCTCTGCCATCACCCAAAAGCAGTTCCAAACCTGTCTCTCCCACATTCAattagactttaaaaaaaaaatcaaaaattaaaaaataataataattaaaaaaaaaggtggaggCAGCTCATGGTTCATTCAACAGGCATTTTAGCTCTTGTGAGGAGCCACAGCAGCTCACTCAGCTGCACCCCGTGGGGACAATAAACATCCAGTTTTCGGTAATTCAGCGCTGTGGGTAGCAGCTTTCACTTGGAAAGGCAAGCAAGGGCTACATCCAGAACctctgggaaagggagggaagtGGGGGGCAGGCATTGCTCCTCAGTGCCTCCTGACCTTCTCTTCAGAAGTTGCTGCTTTTCAGCTCCAGTTGGGTGTGGGTATGTTCTCATGTGGCTTTCCACGGAGCTCTGAGTTATGCGTCACTTAACGGAGCTGGGAATGCGCTGCCACCCCAGGCCAACCTGGGAACCTTCCTCTGCCTCGGGACAATGCACTGCCATCCCAGGCCAACCTGGGAACCTTCCTCTGCCTCGGGACAATGCACTGCCATCCCAGGCCAACCTGGGAACCTTCCTCTGCCTCGGGACAAATTAGAACGAAAAGGCTGAATCTTGAGCCTCTTCAAATTCTCTTCGTTTTTTTTactcaatcccttcatccaTCGTTTTGGCTCCCAAAGGGCTGAGGTGGAGATCCACTTTGTGGATAAACCAGTGGGTATTTAAAGTACTGTGTAAACCATTTGCTTTTCCAACCTGTCCTGTGCCTTGACCCAAACACTTGTTCTGCATTATTTATCCCCTCCAAATTGTAGCTTGTTCTCTGTTCACCTActtttgcagttcttttctCCAGACAGAACATATTTAACAGAACCTAATAGAGGAATTAAGTGACAGTGGCAGTCCAGCTGTGACCATACACATACCTGACCAGAGGAGGTTTTGCTCAGGTTTGAAAGATTTcccacactgcacacacactATTGGCTTCCATTTAAccatgagagagagagagaaaagcctGAATTCTTCAAACCAGtctatatttaaatacatacaGAGCTCTAGATCACAATCTGTGTGGTACCTGTgtcccagcacaggagcaggtgTCTCTCCATCTACCAGTATCCACATTTCTGCTGAGCCATGATTATTGCATTGTCTTCCAGCCCCACTTTTATCCCACTTTTACCcccttttaagttttttttttaatacaagcaGGTCCTCTGGAAGATACTGGTCAGCTGGATCCCTAAAAAAGCCTTTCCCTCCAGCTTTCTGCATGGGGAAAGAAAACTGCAGTGATGTTTCCAGGAGATATTTCAGGACAGAATTCCCAATTTCCATTACAGGCTATACCAGTGCAATGGGCAGGAGAACAGGAACTGCTGCAGAACAGTGGAGAAAACTCATCTTGCAATCTGTGCTGaaggtttgtggttttttttacctaaaacatgcagtgccttctttgtaaAATGAGCTTAAAGTAActtggggcagggaggcagaggggaaggaCAGGGACTTAATACTGAGTTTTAAACGAAGGGGCATGAGCAGATTCAGATCCAAGGGCAGGACAAGGTGCAGGCCAGGCCAAGGGTCACACAAACGCGTCACCGGCGGTCCCGCTGTCCCTCCAGCTGGGACATCGCGACCCGAGCGCGGCCTCTGAACCGCAGCGCTGCCGGAGCAGCTTCGCCCCCGCGGGAGCGGCACCGCAACCCCCGAGGGGCcaccggggccgggggggctcccgACACACAGAGGGCACGTCCCGCACGGTCCTCCCGGAGGGGTCGGACACGGGACACGGCGGGGACAGGGCGGGGACAGGGCGGGGACACGGCGGGGTCGCGGGAGGTGacgggggggcggcggcgctgcTGCGCTCCAGGGGTCGGtgccggagccgccgctcccgccggcGGGACCCCGGCAGGAAAGACATCCCCGTCCCCAGCAGGGACATCATCCCACCGCGGGACACCCCCCATTTCGGCAGGATAACCCCCCCTCCCCTGGTGGGACACCCCCGACAGATCGCACACACATCCCCTCCCCCTTCCCGGCAGGACATCCCTCCTCGGTCGAACCCCCCCCCCGGGAAGGACACCCCCCTCCTCCCGGCAGGACACCCCTTctcccagcaggacccccccGGTCGGGGGCGGCCCCAGgctgggggtgtttgggggggtGGGTTTTTTAGGGGGGGGTCTCTGTGCGCGCTCCCGCCCCTGGCCCCGCCATTGGCCCAAAGTAGGTCACAGCCCGCGCGCGCGCTCACGTGACGGCCCCACGCGCGCTCCCCCCGCGCCGCGTGACCggcggggggtggggggggaagggggacacccgtgtccgtgtgtccgtgtccgtgtgtccgtgtcctcacccctgcccagccccagcggCCGGTGCCGCGCTCAGCGCTTTGCGGGGGTCGCGGTGTCGCTCCCCCGCCGAGAGCGCGTCCCCGGGGAACGCACCGGGAAAACCCCACCCCCGTTGGCCGCCCCAGCGATGCCCGCGACccgctgggcagggcacgggGCTGGGGTTGAGATTGGTAAAATTCATggatgctcagagctgtgcGCTGATGGGTGTCCATGGAtgctcagagctgggcagggatgggtgTCCATggatgctcagagctgtgcACTGATGGGTGTCCATGGAtgctcagagctgggcagggatgggtgTCCATGGATGCTCGGAGTTGGGCAGTGATGAGTGTCCATGGATGCTCAGATTTGGGCAGTGATGGGTGTTCATGGATGCTCAGAGTTGGGCAGGGATGAGTGTCCATGGATGCTCGGAGTTGTGCAGTGATGGGTGTCCGTgggtgctcagggctgtgcagggatggGTGTCCATGGAtgctcagagctgggcagggatgggtgTCCATGGAtgctcagagctgggcagggatgggtgTCCATGGATGCTCAGATTTGGGCAGTGATGGGTGTTCATGGAtgctcagagctgggcagggatgggtgTCCATGGATGCTCGGAGTTGTGCAGTGATGGGTGTCCATGGATGCTCAGAGTTGGGCAGTGATGGGTGTCCATGGATACTCAGAGTTGGGCAGGGATGGGTGTCCGTgggtgctcagggctgtgcagggatggGTGTCCATGGatgcccagagctgggcagggatgtTTGTCTGTGGGTGCTCAGACCTTTGGCAGGGACTCCCAATCCAACACCTGTCCAGATGGGATGGCCCAGGGCTGTGGTCACCTGGCagtccccagcccctgctgtctGCATGGCACCAGAGATATCTCATGGCTGTGTCCTGAGCACACCTTGGTAGAAGGACCCCTGAAAAGTGTAAAGGAATTTCAAGTTTAAAATCATCTTCTAGAATTGTCTTTgctaaagaaaagacatttaaaaaaaaatcttaatggTACATTAACTGATAGGTAATTGGTGTGAAAAGAATAGGATCTGTGGGCCATATAAATGATCCCACTTCTGTGATGGAAACAGCCAAGAGGGCTGATGGAATCAGACCAAAAATGGGCTgatattggggttttttttcttaatatgaCACCCATCAAGATAATTTCTATACAAAAACTAAGCAGCTGCATAGTCTTTCATAaatcataaaataaacatttcatgGGTGAATGCTCAGCTAAGAACACGTGCCAACAAAAGAGTATTTTGGTTGGAAAATGGAGAAATGCAGGTAGTGTATCATTAGCTGTGTTTTGTCTTGGTTGGCCTTACCTGGACTGCAGCATTTGGGGTCAGCCAGTGGTCAAAATAGCACAAAGGAATTGTAGCCAGTACAAATCAGTAACCTGTAGGTACAGACAGTGGTGTCCTGACAGTCTGGAATTTAGGCTACTTGGGAGGAAACCTGCCTGTGCGGTAAGGCTGGAGTTAAGTTACTGCTCCTGTTGTAGtgtgaaactgaaaataacAGCTCCAGCACCCTGCTCAGGTACTCACTCTGTTCAGCTTTTCTGACGGGTTCATAAATCAGGAAGAGTTGTTTTGGCTTTCTCACCCAGGAGATTCCCAGCTCCTGGGTGTTGGGAATGCGGGGTCTGTAACTGTACACTGTGCTCAGTGTCTGGTTCTTCCTTTTGTTCCACTCTTGCACTGATCTACACGtaattttccccattttgtGTCAAGCAGTGAGGCAGTGCAGGTTTCCCGTCATTCTGTTGTGTTGaaaatgttgtttctttctGCCTCAATCTGAGTTTCCTTTGCACCCCGAACTTATCTTGTTAGTGGTGTTTCCCAATATCCCCATTACATTTACATCTTCTGTTCTGTTTACTCCTCTTCCCTGCTTATCATATCTCCTAAATGtatctatttttctttatgcAGCATAGAAGAAACATTCTGTACCACATCTGCATATGGATTGGCAATCGCCCTAAGCTTTATATCACTCATCTGTACCTCTGTAATTAAAGGTTTCCAGTAACCAGCAATTTGGCTTTCTGAAGCAATATTGGTAATAAtccagtgcttttttttcttggttagGTGACCCTTAAAAACTCCTGTGCTGATACTGTCACACTCCTGCTCCAGTCATGAGCCATGTGGCATCTGTGGCATCCAAAGGTTCTTCacaagccctgctcagctgtgCCCTAAGTCTGTTCATGTCACTCCGTTCTGCAGGGCCTGATGGTTACAATCCCCAGTCTTCAGGTTTTTGGTTGTGCCAGTGCAGTTTTATCGATTTGAATGTACTTTGGACTTTGATTAGTCACTTGGTTTAGCCAGATCATTTGATGACACGCTGGTCAGTGCACGGAATCACGGAATCAcggaatatcctgagttggaagtagaagggacccacaaggatcatcgagtccaactcctggccctgcacaggacacctcaacaatcccaccatgtgcctgagagcattgcccaaatgctccttgaactctggcTGTGACTACTGCCCGGTTTCAGTGCcaaaccaccctctgggggaagaaccttttcctagtatccaacccaaacctcccctaacacagctccagccgtttccctcgggtcctgtcactggtcacacaCAGAATAGCTACAGGGGAGAATACAACTCACACTCAGGGCAGCTCTCTGTTCCTCAGGcagcttttatttctaaatactgGGCAGTTAATGTACATAATTTACCTTTATTTCCTTATAgtgaatatttattattatttatatttgtttgtGGTAAAAGAACTGTCTTTTGAAGAAAGAGTGACAATTAAATACAGATGGTAAAGCTTTGAAAAATGCCATCCAAAAAAAGACAGGTGAGAAGAAGGGAGATACAGATGCCCAGAGGCACCTGAAGGGTGATGTTACTCTGGCATGAGTACAGTTCTTGTGCAGCCTGCACGGCAGGTGGCTAAAGGCCTGAGCAGATGGAAAGTCAACTGTGCTTGCAACAAGGATCTCGGCAAGGGGAGGAAAGTCCCTTCTGAGGCAAAGTGGAATCTGGGAGTCTAGGTGGGTGACAAGTTGACCATCGGGGTGcatcaggaagagtgtggccaggaggttgagggaggtgatgcTCCCCCTCTGCTCGGCCctgatgaggccacatctggagtgctgggtccagttctgggctcctcagtacaagaaaggtgaggagctactggagagggtcctGTGGAGGCCATAAAGATGTTGAAGGGTCTGGAGAATGTCttttatgaggagagactgtggagctgggcctggttagtctggagaagaTCTTATTAATGCAGATAAATATCTCCAAGGCGGGTgtcagaggatggtgccagactcttttcagtggtgcccagcaacagAACAAGGGGCAATGGCCATAAACCAAAATACAAGAAGTTCTGCCTTGGCATGAAGACAAACTTCTTTCCATGCagggtggcagagccctggaacagctgcccagggagggtgtggagtctcctcctCTGGAGACGTTCCAAACCTGCCTGGATTCGTTCCTATGTCACCcgctccaggtgaccctgccctggcagggggttggactggatgatctccagaggtcccttcccactcgaAGGGTTCTGCGAGATTATGGGAGCCAACCCTGCTCGCGGTGGTGACAGCGCTGTCACCCTGGGTACCTGGGAGAGAagcactgggaggcactgggagcactgggagctgcaggagctccgCGCAGCTCCAGCCGACCCCCGCAGTCCCGAAGGCCGATTCCCCCCGACACCGGTGAgagccccgcgcccgccgcccgcccctgACCCACCGGGGTCCCGCTGCCCCTCACGCTCGGCTGCACCGCGTGCGGGGGTCAAACGTTCAGGGCTCGTTAACATCTCATTAACATCTCATTAGCGCATCATTAACATCTCATTAACGCATTCCTCCCGGTTACCGGGGAGACACGGGGAGGGGAGCCGCTGAGGGGGGGGGTCAGCCCGCGGtttgtgtcccccccccccgacgCCCCTCACCGTGCCGGCCCCGCGCGTGCCGGGGCGTGGCCtcagggggtgggagggggcgTGGTCCTCCCCGGGGTGGGCGGGGCGCGCGCGGCGGGCCAATGGCGGGGCCGTTACCGGGCGTGACGTCAGCGGCAGCGGCGGCTGCACGtgcgcgcggggcgggcgggcgcaGAGCGGCGCAGAgcgggcggcgggagcggcggcggcggagctgctgctgctgctgcgcgACGGAGGGGCCCGACCCGCAGCCCGGTCCCCGCAGCCCTGTCCCGCGGCCCCCTCAGCGCCCCCCATCGCCACCGGCCCCGCGCCCGGCTCTCCGCGGCGCAggaaggggggaaggaagggaaggaaccGCTCGCCGCGCAGCTGcacccccccccaccccctcacccctcctccttctcctcccgcCTCACACCGACCATGTCGCGGCCGCTCCCGCTGAACCCCCCGTTCCTGCCGCCCACCTACGGCGTGCTGAAGTCGCTGCTGGAAAACCCGCTCAAGCTGCCGCTCGCTCACGAAGACGGTGAGGCTTCTCCCCGGGGGCAGCGATCGCTCCCTCGGACTCCCCCCTTCTTGGGACCCCTCGGGGGCCGCGGCGTcgctttcccttcctttccctctcccccccctcccctcccccggGCATTAAGCCCCGGGACGGTTCGCTCTGCGGGGCCCGACCTAACGGGACGCGCCCGGCGGGATGAGCGCGGAGGGCCCTCGGTGCCTCCCGGGGCGGTGTTGGGTGTTGGGACCCCCCCGCTCCATCCCGGACCCCCCCAGCAAACCCCTGCCGGCCCCGCGTCCCCCCGGGGCTTAACGGGAGAAAGTTGCGGGTTCTGCGGAGAGCGGAGGCACAACCGCGCCGCGTATTGCGATGGATCAAAACCAGAAACCCCAGGGAAGGTCTTGCAGAGCCACAAGGCTTCTTCCTGTATCCTCGGCTTCCCGAGTCCCATTCCCAGGCTTTCACCGGGGTTCTTGCGtgaggttaaaaataaaacgCCGCGAGGGCTCGGTGGTTTGACAGGAAGCTTTATCAGTTCGGATTTCTTGCAAATCCCGTAGAGAAATCAGGCGTTTCGCTTCCAAAATGTGTATAGGAGTCACTGGGTGTTGTAAAATGGGGAAGCATCGGtttaactttttctttgcttctacCTTTGAGTTTTTTGTTGTCTCTTGTGCACATCAAAATCGTGTTCTGTCAAGCCTTTGCCACTGTGTGTTGGTAACGTTAGGAAGTGCTGAATTTCAGGGCTTGTGAAAGGACCAGCAAGACTGGGACCTTAATTTAGCAACATGTCAGGATAACAAATTCTGGGTATTTTAGGTTAAGACTGTTCCTTTTCAACGGAATACACCAACAGCTTCCAGTTTGCTGGAGTATTTATACTCACTTTTAAGTCTGTTGAGTACTTATTGAAGCTGACATTCAAAGCCATGCATGCAGTGGAATTGTTAACTAAAAATAGAGAGAGATCTCATAAAACATGGTTAGATCCAGCAAAGGTGCTCAGTTGGCTCAACTGTCTGTCAGGTAGAGGGAATCAATATTTCTGAAGGGAGTATTCCTTTCTTACCATCTGTGAGTGCAGCAGAAAGGATGGAAATGTAGTAgctaatattttaattactatGCTCTTAcgtttttattatgttttttttgtgttgaagCATTCggtaaagaaaaagacaaagagaagaAGTTAGATGATGACAGCACCGGTACCACAGTCCCTCAGTCAGCTTTCTTGGGTCCAACATTATGGGACAAGACACTGCCATACGATGGAGACACTTTCCAGTTGGAATACATGGACCTCGAAGAATTCCTCTCAGAAAATGGCATTCcacccagcccaaaccagcacgAGCCTAGCCCACACCAGTCAGGTCTCCAGCAAGCTACCTCAGCATCACCTTCTGTCATGGACCTCAGCAGCAGGGCTTCTACTTCAGTCCATCCAGGCATGGTGTCGCAGAACTGCATGCAGAGCCCGGTCAGACCAGGTAAATCAGCCCTAAGAACTCCCCTGTGGAatttggcaggagccctcctcCCCAGTGTAAATCAGTACTTCTCCCTGTGCACTTGACAGGCAGCTTAGAGCACATAGGATTCGAGTCACTCACAgtccagaaaataaaaataatagttcTTGTTATCGCTAAGTTGCTCCACCAggatttttgtttaaattatctAAGGAAGCTGTGGGAATTCCAAGGAAACTTCTTTCCTTTGTTGGTAGCCTTGCTGTTAGCATGTAAAAAGAGCATAGAATGGCATAGATGCCATAGTGTTAAATGAGCAGGGCAAAGGACTGTCAAAGAGAACATGCCTTCAGCCAGTATTGGATGTGAGAACACAGGAGTGGGCAGTTATTTTGGAGTTAAAGCTCAATGCTTCCTATTTGAAATTTTGACCATAATCTTACTCTCTGTTGAGCAAAGTAAAATTTGCCACAGGAACTGCATTTTGGAACTACATAATAATCTTGCTTAAATTGGCATAAACTTGAGTGCAACTCTGACCTGAGTTCATAACTTGCATCTGTAGTCACCTTAAGCCTAAGAAAACATCATGGACTCCAAGGTCTGGTTGTAATGCACAATTCCAACCCATTTGATGTCAGTGGAAGTCTTCTATTAGTTTATTAGCACTTGAGATCATCCCTTTAGAGACACTCGTACAAATCCAGAATAACTGCTCTGGCTTGACACCAGCATGGCTGAGATCATGGCCAGTGGAATAGTGTCAACACTGAAGTTTGGAAAACATGaagctttgccttttttctttaaagaaaaataaaaaataccacCGAGAGTGACTTATTTATTGTGCTCTTCTGCTCACACGAGGTGTGCTAGAGCAAAGTGtgctcctggcagcaggaaaCCACTCCTCTACTTCTGCTTGATCGTTTGCCATGCTCAGCGTGTGAAGTCATTGTCAGAATCATCTGATAAGgaggcaaaataaataaatagaaggaCAAAAGTTGTGGAGCAGGGCGAAATAAAAAAGTCTTGCAAGGCTGTAACATTCCTGTCCcgttaaaaagaaattaaaccccccccaaaacctctcAAACCTGTCAACAGACTCCTTGGCCCCCCCCATCAGAAGTGTGTGTTTGGTCACGGATTTCATTTACTTTTACTTTCTGTGGATTTGACTTTGCTTTGCATTTCAGTTTCAAGGCTTTTCATAGTTAACTAATAACTTCTAAGGGTTTCCaaagttaaaatatatttggagTTGGCAAGAGCAGGATATAAAAccctttgctttttctgagcCAGCTTTAAAAATAGTGCTTATGTGCCCCACCGTATTCTGTCGCATATGCACtcacaaaattaaaagcagataATCTGtcctcattctcttttttttttttcagaggagcCTGGTTATGAGCCAGGCTGTTAACGATCACCTGTCAGAATGTATTTGTAATCAGCTGTCCGTGTGACTTTTCAACTCATTGATTTTTTGGGAGTTTTTTCCTGAGCCATTTGCAGCTCAGGGTTACGAACTTATCTCGCTGTGCACTTTTTTACTGTTGGAAAGGACGTCATGTCTCTTGGGGTGGGATAAAACATCTAAATTTGCAGTTATTTTTCCCCACACCGTTTTTCCTTTACAAGAATAGAACGTTTTGTTGAATCTGGTTTTTATAAAAGGGAGCTCATTTCACTccttaaataatattttcttgcCCCCCATTACAGATAGGAACTGTGACTTAATTAACAGTAGTCTGGTTTATCATCAGGTCGTTGAAATTTTTATGTGCTGTGATGTGAAAATATTACTTTGGCAATCAGCTTTGAAGAGAAGATCTTACAGTTTAGCATCTGAGTAAGTTTGAGAAtataacatatatttaaaaaaaaaattgagtaaaAGTAAGCATTTAGGGTTGTCATAGAAGTGCCAAGGCAAATGTGCTGTTTTGAAATATGGAGGTGaatgttaaaataattacaatGGAGCCTGTTGGTTAATAGATCTTAAGacttttaaacagattttttttttttaactaccaCATGAAGAATTTTTAATTGCTGTGAGCTACCATTCCAGTATGCATGGCTGTTGTGATTTGTATTGTTGCAATAAAGCCAGGCAAAAATAGCATAGAGTATACAATTTCCATAAAAATTCATTTCATGTGATCTTCCTACTTTTAGGAAAactggattttttaggtgataGTAATTctcctaaaaatatttcactggtGTGTCTTCTACCTTTTGCCTGGCAATGGCAGCCTGTTCGAGCGTGTGGAGCTGAAGGAAGGGTCAAACCCTGTGGTTCTCGTGTCCCTGCTTTGAATGGCTCTGTGGTTTTTGGCAGCACGTGCAGGTGGTCAGAATTCCCAACTCCAGGGGTGGGAGTTCACCTGCACGTGGAGCCCCGAGTGTGACTCAGGGACGTTCCCTGGGGTGTCTGGGCCATGGATGGTCTGTGGAAGAGCAGCATAAGGAGATTTGATTTTGTGCATGCGTTGAAACACAAGCCTTATCTGTCTGTAGAAGTGAGTGGCATTGCCCAAACTTGTTTTATACCATCTCTGGAAATCAGGAAATCTGCACTGGCGTAGAGTGAGGAATGTCATCAGGCTCAGCAGAGCCCTGCTGACCTGGCTGTAGATGTGACATTACCAAAATCTTCACtgatttcccccctcccccctaaaaaaaaaactaacaacaAAATGGTTTTGTATAAATGTAACTTAATTCTGTATTTCCAGCTCACATTGTCTGGTTACTGGAAAAATGTTTAGGCTCACCAGTTTATCATCTGCAAAGAATTAAGGAAGCACCTACTTCCCATACATTTCTGTTCAGGGAATTTACATATAGCaaatgctggggttttttgaggaggagggacagagggCAGTGACTGTTGCAAGGCTGGAACCATATATTTTTCACAGCACTGATTTTGTTAatgaaaaatagtattttgatttattttagcATTCCAGACCAACAGTCGTCGTCATGTGTAGATGcatttaaaacttcttttttgtCTTGGTATTGGATGCTGGTAGGTtggttttcagatttttatgaAGCTTTTAAAGTAACCCATTACTGCAGACACATTTCTGTGGTTCTTCATCTCGTGCACACTTTGTGTTGTCTTTTGCCGTGTTTTTTGGTGGAATGTAAATTTCTGTTTAACTGCAGAGTCCTTAAGGAAATTTGGAGTAATTTTTAGTGGTTTGTGTGTAAAGGGAAGTACATATTTTGCAGGTAGCTACGTggttgttgcctttttttttttcttttggctctTTTCCCTGGTGGGGGTGATTGGGGCAGGTACTGTAAGGGGTTTGAACATGTGAATTAGAGTTCAGAGGCATCAGGCTGAGTCTGGTGAAGGACCCTAATTAgatttttgggatttttgtggTTTAGATCTGAGTTTTCTGTTTGCCACCAAAGCCTTGGACGTGGGGCTGTGTCTCGGGGATAACCAGGTGTTGTTtctgcccagctccctgaggAGGTTCTGAGAGAGCTCACTCCTGCTTTGTGTTCTGTGCTGGTGGTTTTCAGTCT harbors:
- the HLF gene encoding hepatic leukemia factor isoform X4, translating into MSRPLPLNPPFLPPTYGVLKSLLENPLKLPLAHEDAFGKEKDKEKKLDDDSTGTTVPQSAFLGPTLWDKTLPYDGDTFQLEYMDLEEFLSENGIPPSPNQHEPSPHQSGLQQATSASPSVMDLSSRASTSVHPGMVSQNCMQSPVRPGQILPANRNTPSPIDPETIQVPVGYEPDPADLALSSIPGQEMFDPRKRKFSEEELKPQPMIKKARKVFIPDDLKDDKYWARRRKNNMAAKRSRDARRLKENQIAIRASFLEKENSALRQEVADLRKELGKCKNVLAKYEARHGPL
- the HLF gene encoding hepatic leukemia factor isoform X5; protein product: MSRPLPLNPPFLPPTYGVLKSLLENPLKLPLAHEDAFGKEKDKEKKLDDDSTGTTVPQSAFLGPTLWDKTLPYDGDTFQLEYMDLEEFLSENGIPPSPNQHEPSPHQSGLQQATSASPSVMDLSSRASTSVHPGMVSQNCMQSPVRPGQILPANRNTPSPIDPETIQVPVGYEPDPADLALSSIPGQEMFDPRKRKFSEEELKPQPMIKKARKVFIPDDLKQDDKYWARRRKNNMAAKRSRDARRLKENQIAIRASFLEKENSALRQEVADLRKELGKCKNVLAKLAFD
- the HLF gene encoding hepatic leukemia factor isoform X3 — translated: MSRPLPLNPPFLPPTYGVLKSLLENPLKLPLAHEDAFGKEKDKEKKLDDDSTGTTVPQSAFLGPTLWDKTLPYDGDTFQLEYMDLEEFLSENGIPPSPNQHEPSPHQSGLQQATSASPSVMDLSSRASTSVHPGMVSQNCMQSPVRPGQILPANRNTPSPIDPETIQVPVGYEPDPADLALSSIPGQEMFDPRKRKFSEEELKPQPMIKKARKVFIPDDLKQDDKYWARRRKNNMAAKRSRDARRLKENQIAIRASFLEKENSALRQEVADLRKELGKCKNVLAKYEARHGPL